The Carassius carassius chromosome 2, fCarCar2.1, whole genome shotgun sequence genome has a segment encoding these proteins:
- the LOC132101856 gene encoding transcription factor E2F8-like isoform X2, which translates to MLSPRMYNAVKKRWKMSSTLSEGQKLIRKPLRSPLKERSANDKGHVFVEPQTPQKNASKASEAALLESHKNMGPLTTPTKGLEAPSSEPWTPTSNLKMLISAASPEIRNREKERAINSSESENSQEPEQGEEVEKLQISRKDKSLGLLCYKFLARYPNYPNPAVNNDISLDDVAGELKVERRRIYDIMNVLESLNMVSRLAKNRYTWHGRVKLAQTLAMLKRAGKENCYGQLMQQIRQRSLERGDREFDLDGEEKENEEMSSFETDGDSGQAELSGADAKAASANSRKDKSLRVMSQKFVMLFLVSSPPVVSLEIAAKILIGEDHVVDQDKNKFKTKIRRLYDIANVLSSLELIKKVHVTEDRGRKPAFKWTGPEDLPSPKNLGTSTLSSASQPLESRSSVDNCAKNLFSSPGTKRGFTRHNSLVKLVKSIQDDRRKINSAPSSPVKMTGDSANGNFYTHKMAHLAAICKKQLDEQSTVHHIQPKNEVTLALSGSTPQVSELPESTSASNHQSHGPSGMQIPVLPAGAIPYLSTKCSPIIPVLIPQHQAGGSYAVYMHPTALRPQPTSLAVRSMTFESPGSANTKTSSSNQTNQPSSDSKEPTSPSTLKRGCGEKSLTGSPSKLQRTEPKSVSPKLCEILQARLKARRGDFASTRPSPRALHLEFSKPSENQPPSLITGTAPLEHSLETFLEKEEKVQTSDNEARLTPVRPPQSQAQKPSVPFQDVVRPSGPIHTETLIPAGYLIPISQQSFVNFKDPQYSTGESSKASTQTYNIYHTPTAGSRPPLPQEITPTRLPLNRIPSISPFPSQGRHIHCPSPAILNFTLQNLGLIPGSTTPNSSPEQASTLPSPHSGLPPQGMIFVKPISPARTLQSASIHGQHVTLISIPQPLVDTPKGGQHLQQSFFHTPVSFPTVTSTAAPRNIYIPQRKLDVSPEDS; encoded by the exons ATGTTGTCTCCAAGAATGTATAATGCTGTAAAGAAACG GTGGAAAATGTCCAGTACATTATCAGAAGGTCAAAAATTAATCAGGAAACCTTTAAGAAGTCCACTCAAGGAAAGATCAGCAAACGACAAG GGGCATGTTTTTGTGGAACCACAAACACCACAAAAAAACGCAAGTAAGGCTTCAGAAGCTGCGTTACTGGAGAGTCATAAGAACATGGGGCCCCTAACAACACCTACTAAGGGTCTTGAGGCTCCGTCAAGCGAACCCTGGACACCCACCTCCAACCTGAAGATGCTCATCAGTGCAGCCAGTCCTGAGATTCGCAACCGCGAGAAAGAACGAGCCATAAACAGCAGTGAATCAGAAAACTCGCAG GAGCCTGAACAAGGAGAAGAAGTAGAAAAGCTCCAGATAAGTCGTAAAGACAAAAGTCTGGGTTTGCTGTGTTACAAATTTCTTGCAAGGTACCCAAACTACCCCAATCCCGCTGTAAACAACGACATCAGCCTCGACGATGTGGCGGGAGAACTGA AAGTGGAAAGACGTCGCATCTACGACATCATGAACGTTCTCGAGAGCCTAAACATGGTCAGCCGGCTGGCTAAGAACCGCTACACGTGGCATGGACGGGTGAAACTTGCGCAAACACTTGCAATGCTGAAGCGAGCTGGCAAAGAGAACTGCTACGGCCAACTGATGCAGCAGATCCGTCAAAGGAGCCTAGAGCGAGGAGACCGAGAGTTCGATTTGGACGGAGAGGAGAAGGAGAATGAAGAAATGTCTAGTTTTGAAACGGACGGAGACTCTGGTCAAGCAGAGCTTTCAGGAGCAGATGCTAAAGCTG CTTCTGCGAACAGTCGTAAAGACAAATCTCTGAGAGTGATGAGTCAGAAGTTCGTCATGTTGTTCCTGGTGTCCAGCCCTCCTGTGGTCAGTCTCGAAATAGCCGCCAAGATCCTCATCGGTGAAGATCACGTGGTGGATCAGGACAAAAACAAGTTCAAAA CTAAGATCCGCAGACTTTATGACATTGCAAATGTTCTAAGCAGCCTAGAGCTGATAAAGAAAGTGCATGTGACTGAGGATAGAGGAAGAAAACCTGCTTTCAAGTGGACTGGGCCAGAAGACTTACCATCTCCAAAGA ACCTGGGGACCTCAACTTTATCATCAGCATCACAACCTCTGGAGTCTCGTTCCTCTGTTGACAACTGTGCTAAAAATCTCTTTTCCTCACCCGGAACAAAGCGAGGTTTTACTCGACATAATTCCTTAGTCAAGCTGGTAAAGAGCATACAAGATGACCGCAGAAAAATCAACTCTGCACCTTCTAGTCCAGTTAAAATGACAG GTGATTCTGCAAATGGTAACTTCTACACACACAAAATGGCTCATCTGGCTGCTATCTGCAAAAAGCAACTAGATGAACAATCAAC GGTCCATCATATTCAGCCTAAGAATGAGGTTACACTCGCTTTGAGTGGAAGCACTCCACAAGTATCTGAACTACCTGAATCCACGTCTGCTAGCAATCATCAGTCTCACGGGCCTTCGGGAATGCAGATCCCAGTTCTTCCCGCAGGTGCAATTCCATATCTTTCTACCAAGTGCTCCCCGATCATCCCGGTTCTGATACCTCAACACCAGGCAGGCGGGTCATATGCTGTTTACATGCACCCCACAGCTCTCAGACCGCAGCCCACTAGCCTAGCGGTTCGTTCGATGACATTTGAAAGCCCAGGAAGTGCAAACACAAAGACATCTAGCAGTAACCAAACCAACCAACCATCATCAGACAGTAAAGAGCCGACGAGTCCCTCAACCCTTAAACGGGGATGTGGAGAAAAGAGCTTAACAGGAAGTCCATCTAAATTACAGCGGACAGAGCCAAAG AGTGTTTCTCCAAAACTGTGTGAGATCCTACAAGCCCGCCTGAAGGCCCGTAGAGGGGATTTTGCCTCCACCCGGCCTTCCCCGAGAGCCCTGCACCTGGAGTTCTCCAAACCCTCTGAGAATCAGCCTCCCTCACTAATCACCGGCACAGCGCCTCTGGAGCACAGCTTGGAGACCTTCCTGGAGAAGGAGGAGAAGGTTCAGACCTCCGACAATGAGGCCAGACTGACACCTGTCAGACCACCACAATCACAGGCCCAGAAGCCCAGCGTTCCCTTTCAGGATGTGGTTCGGCCATCTGGACCCATACATACAGAG ACTTTGATCCCCGCAGGTTATTTGATTCCGATCTCCCAGCAGTCCTTTGTGAACTTCAAAGATCCACAATACTCCACTGGAGAAAGCTCTAAAGCCTCCACACAAACGTACAACATCTATCACACCCCAACAGCAG GTTCCAGGCCTCCTCTTCCTCAAGAAATCACCCCCACCCGGCTCCCTCTAAACCGGATACCGTCCATCTCTCCCTTCCCTTCTCAAGGGCGTCACATCCACTGCCCCAGTCCTGCCATTCTCAACTTCACCCTGCAGAACCTGGGCCTTATCCCCGGCAGCACCACACCAAACTCCAGTCCTGAGCAGGCCAGCACGCTCCCGTCTCCCCACTCAGGGCTCCCTCCACAGGGCATGATCTTTGTGAAGCCCATCTCACCTGCCCGAACTCTGCAGTCGGCCTCCATACATGGGCAGCACGTCACCCTCATCAGCATACCACAG cCTTTAGTAGACACACCTAAAGGCGGTCAACACCTCCAGCAGAGTTTCTTTCACACCCCGGTCTCCTTCCCTACTGTAACCAGCACCGCAGCTCCCAGAAACATCTACATCCCTCAGAGAAAGCTTGATGTGAGTCCAGAGGACAGCTAA
- the LOC132101856 gene encoding transcription factor E2F8-like isoform X5, with translation MGPLTTPTKGLEAPSSEPWTPTSNLKMLISAASPEIRNREKERAINSSESENSQEPEQGEEVEKLQISRKDKSLGLLCYKFLARYPNYPNPAVNNDISLDDVAGELKVERRRIYDIMNVLESLNMVSRLAKNRYTWHGRVKLAQTLAMLKRAGKENCYGQLMQQIRQRSLERGDREFDLDGEEKENEEMSSFETDGDSGQAELSGADAKAASANSRKDKSLRVMSQKFVMLFLVSSPPVVSLEIAAKILIGEDHVVDQDKNKFKTKIRRLYDIANVLSSLELIKKVHVTEDRGRKPAFKWTGPEDLPSPKSEDLGTSTLSSASQPLESRSSVDNCAKNLFSSPGTKRGFTRHNSLVKLVKSIQDDRRKINSAPSSPVKMTGDSANGNFYTHKMAHLAAICKKQLDEQSTVHHIQPKNEVTLALSGSTPQVSELPESTSASNHQSHGPSGMQIPVLPAGAIPYLSTKCSPIIPVLIPQHQAGGSYAVYMHPTALRPQPTSLAVRSMTFESPGSANTKTSSSNQTNQPSSDSKEPTSPSTLKRGCGEKSLTGSPSKLQRTEPKSVSPKLCEILQARLKARRGDFASTRPSPRALHLEFSKPSENQPPSLITGTAPLEHSLETFLEKEEKVQTSDNEARLTPVRPPQSQAQKPSVPFQDVVRPSGPIHTETLIPAGYLIPISQQSFVNFKDPQYSTGESSKASTQTYNIYHTPTAGSRPPLPQEITPTRLPLNRIPSISPFPSQGRHIHCPSPAILNFTLQNLGLIPGSTTPNSSPEQASTLPSPHSGLPPQGMIFVKPISPARTLQSASIHGQHVTLISIPQPLVDTPKGGQHLQQSFFHTPVSFPTVTSTAAPRNIYIPQRKLDVSPEDS, from the exons ATGGGGCCCCTAACAACACCTACTAAGGGTCTTGAGGCTCCGTCAAGCGAACCCTGGACACCCACCTCCAACCTGAAGATGCTCATCAGTGCAGCCAGTCCTGAGATTCGCAACCGCGAGAAAGAACGAGCCATAAACAGCAGTGAATCAGAAAACTCGCAG GAGCCTGAACAAGGAGAAGAAGTAGAAAAGCTCCAGATAAGTCGTAAAGACAAAAGTCTGGGTTTGCTGTGTTACAAATTTCTTGCAAGGTACCCAAACTACCCCAATCCCGCTGTAAACAACGACATCAGCCTCGACGATGTGGCGGGAGAACTGA AAGTGGAAAGACGTCGCATCTACGACATCATGAACGTTCTCGAGAGCCTAAACATGGTCAGCCGGCTGGCTAAGAACCGCTACACGTGGCATGGACGGGTGAAACTTGCGCAAACACTTGCAATGCTGAAGCGAGCTGGCAAAGAGAACTGCTACGGCCAACTGATGCAGCAGATCCGTCAAAGGAGCCTAGAGCGAGGAGACCGAGAGTTCGATTTGGACGGAGAGGAGAAGGAGAATGAAGAAATGTCTAGTTTTGAAACGGACGGAGACTCTGGTCAAGCAGAGCTTTCAGGAGCAGATGCTAAAGCTG CTTCTGCGAACAGTCGTAAAGACAAATCTCTGAGAGTGATGAGTCAGAAGTTCGTCATGTTGTTCCTGGTGTCCAGCCCTCCTGTGGTCAGTCTCGAAATAGCCGCCAAGATCCTCATCGGTGAAGATCACGTGGTGGATCAGGACAAAAACAAGTTCAAAA CTAAGATCCGCAGACTTTATGACATTGCAAATGTTCTAAGCAGCCTAGAGCTGATAAAGAAAGTGCATGTGACTGAGGATAGAGGAAGAAAACCTGCTTTCAAGTGGACTGGGCCAGAAGACTTACCATCTCCAAAGAGTGAGG ACCTGGGGACCTCAACTTTATCATCAGCATCACAACCTCTGGAGTCTCGTTCCTCTGTTGACAACTGTGCTAAAAATCTCTTTTCCTCACCCGGAACAAAGCGAGGTTTTACTCGACATAATTCCTTAGTCAAGCTGGTAAAGAGCATACAAGATGACCGCAGAAAAATCAACTCTGCACCTTCTAGTCCAGTTAAAATGACAG GTGATTCTGCAAATGGTAACTTCTACACACACAAAATGGCTCATCTGGCTGCTATCTGCAAAAAGCAACTAGATGAACAATCAAC GGTCCATCATATTCAGCCTAAGAATGAGGTTACACTCGCTTTGAGTGGAAGCACTCCACAAGTATCTGAACTACCTGAATCCACGTCTGCTAGCAATCATCAGTCTCACGGGCCTTCGGGAATGCAGATCCCAGTTCTTCCCGCAGGTGCAATTCCATATCTTTCTACCAAGTGCTCCCCGATCATCCCGGTTCTGATACCTCAACACCAGGCAGGCGGGTCATATGCTGTTTACATGCACCCCACAGCTCTCAGACCGCAGCCCACTAGCCTAGCGGTTCGTTCGATGACATTTGAAAGCCCAGGAAGTGCAAACACAAAGACATCTAGCAGTAACCAAACCAACCAACCATCATCAGACAGTAAAGAGCCGACGAGTCCCTCAACCCTTAAACGGGGATGTGGAGAAAAGAGCTTAACAGGAAGTCCATCTAAATTACAGCGGACAGAGCCAAAG AGTGTTTCTCCAAAACTGTGTGAGATCCTACAAGCCCGCCTGAAGGCCCGTAGAGGGGATTTTGCCTCCACCCGGCCTTCCCCGAGAGCCCTGCACCTGGAGTTCTCCAAACCCTCTGAGAATCAGCCTCCCTCACTAATCACCGGCACAGCGCCTCTGGAGCACAGCTTGGAGACCTTCCTGGAGAAGGAGGAGAAGGTTCAGACCTCCGACAATGAGGCCAGACTGACACCTGTCAGACCACCACAATCACAGGCCCAGAAGCCCAGCGTTCCCTTTCAGGATGTGGTTCGGCCATCTGGACCCATACATACAGAG ACTTTGATCCCCGCAGGTTATTTGATTCCGATCTCCCAGCAGTCCTTTGTGAACTTCAAAGATCCACAATACTCCACTGGAGAAAGCTCTAAAGCCTCCACACAAACGTACAACATCTATCACACCCCAACAGCAG GTTCCAGGCCTCCTCTTCCTCAAGAAATCACCCCCACCCGGCTCCCTCTAAACCGGATACCGTCCATCTCTCCCTTCCCTTCTCAAGGGCGTCACATCCACTGCCCCAGTCCTGCCATTCTCAACTTCACCCTGCAGAACCTGGGCCTTATCCCCGGCAGCACCACACCAAACTCCAGTCCTGAGCAGGCCAGCACGCTCCCGTCTCCCCACTCAGGGCTCCCTCCACAGGGCATGATCTTTGTGAAGCCCATCTCACCTGCCCGAACTCTGCAGTCGGCCTCCATACATGGGCAGCACGTCACCCTCATCAGCATACCACAG cCTTTAGTAGACACACCTAAAGGCGGTCAACACCTCCAGCAGAGTTTCTTTCACACCCCGGTCTCCTTCCCTACTGTAACCAGCACCGCAGCTCCCAGAAACATCTACATCCCTCAGAGAAAGCTTGATGTGAGTCCAGAGGACAGCTAA